The following nucleotide sequence is from Pseudomonas sp. S09G 359.
GCCGGGGCTGGTGGAACTGCACACCGACAACCTGGAAAAACACATGACCCCGCGCCCGGGCGTGGACTGGCCGTCGACCTCGGCAGTGCTCAGCCACGATGCGCAGATCATCGCGGCCGGCATCACCACGGTGTTCGACGCGGTGTCCATCGGCGATGTGAACCCCAAGGGCAACCGCATGAAAAAGCTGCCGGCGATGCTCGATGCCATCGCCCAGGCCGAAGGCGCCGGCCTGACACGCGCCGAGCACCACCTGCACCTGCGCTGCGAGCTGTGCCACCCGGACACCCTCAGCGTGTTCCGCGACCTGGTGGAAAACCCGCTGGTGCGGCTGGTGTCGGTGATGGACCATTCGCCGGGCCAGCGCCAGTTCGTGCTTGAATCCAAGTACCGTGAGTACTACATGGGCAAGTACCACCTCAACGACGAAACCATGGACGCGTTTATCGTGCTGCAAATGGCCAACTCCCGGGAGTACAGCGACCGCTACCGCGCGGCCATTGTCGAGCATTGCCTGGCGCGTGGCCTGTCGGTGGCCAGCCATGACGACGCGACCCTGGCCCACGTGGAGGAATCGGCGCGCTACGGCATGACCATCGCCGAATTCCCCACCACCCTGGAAGCCGCCAAGGGCTGCCAGGCACTGAACATGAAAGTATTGATGGGCGCGCCGAACGTGGTGCGCGGTGGGTCACACTCGGGTAATGTGGCCGCCGCCGGCCTGGCTGCCGAGGGCTTGCTGGATATACTTTCCAGTGACTACTACCCGGCCAGCCTGTTGCAGGCCGCGTTTGTGCTGGCAGATCAACAGGACGGCGGCGACCTGTCGCGAGCGGTCAAGATGATCAGCCTGGCGCCTGCGCAAGCGGCGGGTCTCGATGATCGCGGTGAAATTGCCATCGGCCTGCGTGCGGATCTGGTGCAAGCCCGCAGCCGCGAAGGGCTTCCTGTAGTGCAACAAGTCTGGCGACAGGCGAAGAGGGTGTTTTGATGGCGGGCAGGTTGATCTATCTCATCGGGCCATCCGGTTCGGGCAAGGACAGCCTGCTGGATGCCGCACGCCCGCGTTTGGCCGAGCGCGGCTGCCGCATTGTGCGCCGCGTGATCACCCGCTCGGCGGAAGCCGTAGGTGAAGCGGCCCAAGGGGTGAGCCCGGAGCAGTTCGCCGCGCTGCAAGCCGAGGGTGCGTTTGCCCTCAGCTGGCAGGCGAATGGGTTGTCCTACGGCATTCCCGGAGAAATCGACGACTGGCTGGCGGCGGGGGACGACGTGCTGGTCAACGGTTCGCGTGCGCACCTGGCGCATACCCGCGAGCGCTATCCGGATGTGCTGGTGCTGTTGCTGACGGTGGATCAAGCCGTGTTGCGCCAGCGTCTGATCGCCCGGGGGCGTGAATCCCTGGCGGATATCGAAGCGCGCCTGGCGCGCAATGCACGTTTCACCGCCGAACTGATTGCCGGCAATGGCGTGGGCTTGTTCGTACTGGACAATTCCGGCCCCTTGGAAAACACCGTCGAGCGCCTGCTGTGCTGCCTCGACCACGGGCACTCGGCATGCGCCTGACGCTGCTCGGCACCGGTGACGCGCGGCAAGTCCCGGTGTATGGCTGCGACTGTGCCGCATGCGGGTTGGCGCGCACTGACCCAGCCTTGCGCCGCCGCCCCTGCAGCGCGCTGATCGAATGCGGCGACCAGCGCTGGTTGATCGACAGCGGCCTGCCCGACCTCACCGAACGTTTTCCGCCGCGCAGCTTCAACGGGATTTTCCAGACCCATTACCACGCCGATCATGCGCAAGGCCTGCTGCACCTGCGCTGGGGCCAGGGGCTGGTGATTCCGGTGCATGGCCCGGCAGACCCGGAGGGCCTGTCCGACCTCTACAAACATCCTGGCATTCTCGATTTCAGCCAGCCGTTCGCTGAGTTCGAAACCCGACGGTTTGGCGAGCTGAGCGTCACCGCATTGCCGTTGCAGCATTCCAAGCTGACCTTGGGTTACCTGCTGGAAGGCGAAGGTCGGCGCATCGCCTACCTCACCGACACCGTTGGGCTGCCGCCGGCCACACTGGCCTGGCTCCAACGTGAACCGCCCGACGTGCTGGTGCTCGACTGCTCGATGCCGCCGCAGCCGCAAGCCCCGCGCAACCACAACGACCTGACCCTGGCGTTACACAGCATTGAGCAAACCGGTGCGCAACTGGGCGTGCTGACCCATGTGGGGCATACGCTGGATGCATGGTTGCTGGCGCATCGGCGCGAGTTGCCGCGGCATGTGTCGGTGGGCTGGGATGGGCGGGTTATCTAAGCGCCGCGAATCCAAAAGGTGGGAGCGGGCTTGCTCGCGAATGCGGTCTATCAGTCAACTATGCATTGACTGGCACACCGCCTTCGCGAGCAAGCCCGCTCCCACATTGGGTCTTCATTGAGCCAACAGGTGTTCCACATACTCCACAAACGCCCGCGCCTTGGCGCTCGCCATCCTCCCGGTGGGAAACACGGCCCATAAATCCCGGGGCGGCAGTGTCCAATCGGTCAGCACGGTCTTGACCTCGCCGCTGGCCAGTTCCGGCGCGAACATCCAGGTGGACGACAACGTCAGCCCCAAATGACTCAGCACGCCGGCGCGCACGCCCTCGGCGGCGGTGACGCGCAGGCGGCCGTGGGCGACGAGGGAGTAGTGTGTGTCGCCTTGGGTGAAGGTCCAGTGCGAGCCTTCGCCACGGGTATAGATGATTGCCTGGTGTTGCAGCAGATCCGCCGGGGTGGCGGGTTCGCCGAACCGTGCGAAATACGCCGGGGTGCCGAGGATCACGCAGGGCGATTCGCCGATCTTGCGCGCCGTTAGGCTTGAATCATCCAGGTTGCCCATGCGCAGGGCGACATCGATGCCTTCTTCCACCAGATTGCGCACGCGGTCATCCAGTACCACGTCCACATTGATACCGGGGTACTGCGCAAGGAACGGCCCCAGGTGCGGAATGATGTGCATGCGCGCGAAGGTCACCGCCGCGCTGATGCGCAGGTTGCCCGACAGCCCCGCGCCGGCGCCACGGGCGGCGTCATCGGCCTCGTTGGCTTCATCGATGGCGCGCCTGGCCTTGTCGAAAAACGCCAGGCCCGCCTCGGTGGGCGTCAGGCCCCGCGTGGAGCGCATCACTAAGCGTACCCCCAGGCGCGCCTCCAACTGCGCAATGCTCTTGGACACGGCAGGTTGGCCAATCCCCAAGCGTTTGGCGGCGGCCGAGAACGAGCCGGTTTCGACGACGTGGACGAAGGTTTCCATGGCGGTGAGGCGGTCCATCGGGTGTCCTTGGGTTTATCGGGTGAGGGCGTCGAGCATTGCCGAGGGTTCTGGGGGTTAAGTGTAATCGGGGTTGACCGCGGCGTAACGGATCACGCTGCCCTGGCCGTTCAACATTCGGTAAAACAGCCGACAGTCGGGATCGGCCAATCTGTGCTTGAGTAAAGATAACTCTAGGGTTACGTTTATTCGGGCCAAGCCACGAGGCTGGAGTGCAGAGCAGGCTATTGATCAAGGAGCTGCAAGAGGCGGGTTGGGTGCTGGATCGGGTAACGGGCAGTCATCATATTTTTACTCACCGCTATAGCCCGTACACGATCCCGGTGCCGCATCCAAAAAAGGCCGTCAGAAGCATCAGGAAACGCGCCGGGCTGTTTCAGTTTTAAGGAGAGCATGCATGCAATACCCAATCTGTATCGAATGGGGCGATGATTTCACCGCTACCGGTATCCAGATCCCCGACATCCCAGGCGCAGTCACCGCCGGGGACAGTTTTGAAGAGGCCTACAACGCTGCCGTGGAGGTCGCGCACATCATGCTGCAAGAGATTGCTGCAGAGGGTGGGCCGATTCCGATGCCCACCTCGGTGGCCACTCATCACGCTCACGAAGACTATGCCGGAATGGGCTGGGGCATGTTGGAGCTGGACATCTCGCCTTATCTGGGCAAGACCGAGAAGGTCAACGTGACCTTGCCCGGTTATGTCATCCAGCGCATCGACCGTTATGTGCGAGAGCACAAGGTCAAAAGCCGCTCGTCATTTCTGGCGGACGCGGCTTTGGAGAAGTTGGTGCGCTCCTGAGGGGATCAGGCAGTCGCTACCCTGGCTTCACGGGGTGCACTCAGGAACCGCAACAGCGCCACCAGTGGGAACGCGCTGCCCACCAGCATCACGCCCAGCCAGCCGCCGTGTTCGTACACGCTGCTGGCAATGGCCGAGCCGAAGGCGCCGCCGATGAAGATGCTGGTCATGTACAGCGCGTTCAGACGGCTGCGGCTGTTGGCGTCGAGGGCGTAGATGGCACGCTGGCCGAGGACCATGTTCATCTGCACGCAGAAGTCCAGGACCACGCCGGTCACTGCCAGGCCGATCACGCTGTACAGCGGGTGTACGAAGGCCGGCAGAAAGCTGAGGGCTGCGAACAGCATGGCCAGCAGCGAAGCGCGGTAGGTGTGACCGGCATCGGCCAGGCGGCCGGCAATGGGCGCGGCGATGGCGCCGAGGGCACCCACCAGCGCAAACAGCGCGATCTCGCTTTGGCTCAGGCCGTGATTGCGCGCCAGCTCCAGGGGCGCAGCCGTCCAGAACAGGCTGAAGGTGGCGAACATGCCGCCTTGATAGAACGCGCGTTGGCGCAGAACCGGTTGCCGGCGCAGCAGGGTGCCGAGGGAACGCAACAGTTGGCCGTAGCTGGCACTGTGGTCGGGTTGGCGCTTGGGAATGGTCAACATCAGTACCACGCTGATAAACGCCATCAGCGCGGCAGCTGCCATGAACATCGCTCGCCAGCCGAAGTGGTCAGCCACCACGCTGGACACCGGCCGTGCCAGC
It contains:
- the phnP gene encoding phosphonate metabolism protein PhnP — its product is MRLTLLGTGDARQVPVYGCDCAACGLARTDPALRRRPCSALIECGDQRWLIDSGLPDLTERFPPRSFNGIFQTHYHADHAQGLLHLRWGQGLVIPVHGPADPEGLSDLYKHPGILDFSQPFAEFETRRFGELSVTALPLQHSKLTLGYLLEGEGRRIAYLTDTVGLPPATLAWLQREPPDVLVLDCSMPPQPQAPRNHNDLTLALHSIEQTGAQLGVLTHVGHTLDAWLLAHRRELPRHVSVGWDGRVI
- a CDS encoding alpha-D-ribose 1-methylphosphonate 5-triphosphate diphosphatase — its product is MPAEQILSNAQIVTAERMFLGTVVLRDGQIVDLAEGRSQLPQAQDLGADFLLPGLVELHTDNLEKHMTPRPGVDWPSTSAVLSHDAQIIAAGITTVFDAVSIGDVNPKGNRMKKLPAMLDAIAQAEGAGLTRAEHHLHLRCELCHPDTLSVFRDLVENPLVRLVSVMDHSPGQRQFVLESKYREYYMGKYHLNDETMDAFIVLQMANSREYSDRYRAAIVEHCLARGLSVASHDDATLAHVEESARYGMTIAEFPTTLEAAKGCQALNMKVLMGAPNVVRGGSHSGNVAAAGLAAEGLLDILSSDYYPASLLQAAFVLADQQDGGDLSRAVKMISLAPAQAAGLDDRGEIAIGLRADLVQARSREGLPVVQQVWRQAKRVF
- a CDS encoding MFS transporter; the protein is MNADSHATTTMTRSMVMLFAFCCGAIVANIYYAQPIIELIAPDIGLTPAMASLIVSLTQIGYALGLFFLVPLGDLLENRKLMITTTVVAIASLLGAAFTEQPNLFLLVSLLIGFSSVSVQILIPLAAHLAPAESRGRVVGSIMGGLLLGILLARPVSSVVADHFGWRAMFMAAAALMAFISVVLMLTIPKRQPDHSASYGQLLRSLGTLLRRQPVLRQRAFYQGGMFATFSLFWTAAPLELARNHGLSQSEIALFALVGALGAIAAPIAGRLADAGHTYRASLLAMLFAALSFLPAFVHPLYSVIGLAVTGVVLDFCVQMNMVLGQRAIYALDANSRSRLNALYMTSIFIGGAFGSAIASSVYEHGGWLGVMLVGSAFPLVALLRFLSAPREARVATA
- a CDS encoding LysR family transcriptional regulator gives rise to the protein MDRLTAMETFVHVVETGSFSAAAKRLGIGQPAVSKSIAQLEARLGVRLVMRSTRGLTPTEAGLAFFDKARRAIDEANEADDAARGAGAGLSGNLRISAAVTFARMHIIPHLGPFLAQYPGINVDVVLDDRVRNLVEEGIDVALRMGNLDDSSLTARKIGESPCVILGTPAYFARFGEPATPADLLQHQAIIYTRGEGSHWTFTQGDTHYSLVAHGRLRVTAAEGVRAGVLSHLGLTLSSTWMFAPELASGEVKTVLTDWTLPPRDLWAVFPTGRMASAKARAFVEYVEHLLAQ
- the phnN gene encoding phosphonate metabolism protein/1,5-bisphosphokinase (PRPP-forming) PhnN, giving the protein MAGRLIYLIGPSGSGKDSLLDAARPRLAERGCRIVRRVITRSAEAVGEAAQGVSPEQFAALQAEGAFALSWQANGLSYGIPGEIDDWLAAGDDVLVNGSRAHLAHTRERYPDVLVLLLTVDQAVLRQRLIARGRESLADIEARLARNARFTAELIAGNGVGLFVLDNSGPLENTVERLLCCLDHGHSACA
- a CDS encoding type II toxin-antitoxin system HicA family toxin; translation: MQSRLLIKELQEAGWVLDRVTGSHHIFTHRYSPYTIPVPHPKKAVRSIRKRAGLFQF
- a CDS encoding type II toxin-antitoxin system HicB family antitoxin; this translates as MQYPICIEWGDDFTATGIQIPDIPGAVTAGDSFEEAYNAAVEVAHIMLQEIAAEGGPIPMPTSVATHHAHEDYAGMGWGMLELDISPYLGKTEKVNVTLPGYVIQRIDRYVREHKVKSRSSFLADAALEKLVRS